A part of Myxococcus landrumus genomic DNA contains:
- a CDS encoding type I polyketide synthase, which yields MKSVPGNPSSEPVAIIGMSCRFPGGADSPASFWRLLREGFDAMREVPADRWDAAAYQSTDPSVAGKVRALRAGFLDRVDAFDASFWGVSAREALSMDPQQRLLLEVAYEALEHAHQPIDSLAGSRTGVFVGIATDDYSRRTDPSDVYSGTGSLFSVAAGRISYLLDLRGPSLAVDTACSSSLVALHLACQSLQSRESELALVGGVNVITDPGKSIYFSGLGALSTDGRCKTFDASADGYGRGEGCGVFVLKRLAEALEDGDRVLAVVRGSAVNQDGHSNGLTAPNGLAQEAVLKEALSRAGLKPGDIQYVEAHGTGTPLGDPIEIEALSSALCEWRGPKEPLLLGSVKTNIGHLEAAAGVAGLMKVVLAMRHGELPPHLHFTRPNPHVPWAQLPLKVPTEVTPWTSRGPRIAGVSSFGISGTNAHVILEEAPRSKSERATHEGDEHPLLLPLSARSPDALTALAKAHRSWLDDSEPERTLRELVHTASVRRGHHAQRLAVVGNTRRDMAEALRAFTDGEPHPGVVRRQVSFEEESPRVAFIFPGQGSQWLGMGRQLLREEPVFRAAIEDCEQAMRPHVEWSLVEELGADEAHSRLAEMDVVQPVLFAMQVALAALWRSWGIEPDAVVGHSMGEVAAAHVAGALSLEDAACIICRRSQLLRRVSGQGAMAVVELGLEQAREVLAGDESRLSVGVSNSARSTVISGEPSALEELLRSLEGRGIFCRRVKVDVASHSPQMDPLKEDLLLALEGVAPESALVPIYSTVTGETGDGSDFSAAYWVRNLRDPVLFQGAIERLLDDGHAVFIEVSPHPVLLAPIQETLEEAKRGGLALASLRRQTDERRTLLESFAALYVHGHPVDWKRLYPEGGRPVELPSYPWQGERYWLDAPSTAAVSGRSPRAVRDAGAGHPLLGGALSSSLQPRVRFWERSLGTEAFPYLADHRVQGEVVFPGAGYVEMALAAGAEVLGEAGLVLEAVSFREMLSLTPGADRRVQLALTEEGSGRASFQIASRAEGETVWRTHAMGRLRQAEGPAPEPPLESWRDGGEARSSDEHYRRMETMCLGYGPTFRGLRQLALRDGEVLGQVHLPDQGAEDAKAYWLHPALLDACLQASVALMATGDSRDPFVPVGIERVRLLGRPGRELQVRVKARAGEKPGDPERSFDVWLLDMEGRLLAELEGLRARRLDGGAVARDALEGSVFTVAWRRTEELPEALGSGSWLVFADRDGFGAEVQSLLRARGGACVRVVAGSAYERVAADLYRINPASPEDYRRLLRESFGDDGRCQGVVHLFSLDASAFNSTTPTTLASDLSHGAVSATYLAQALVRQGWRDVPRLVLVTRGARSVVDGDAVAPAQASLWGLGQTLATEHPELECTRVDLAAVPDARDASRLLSELIAKGHEDQVALRDGRHVARFVRGGFEADAASGRSVTLTPAAGRPFRLELPEPGVLERLVLRESRRPQPGPGEVELEVEAAALNFIDVMKAMGIYPGLPPGPVALGAECSGRIVALGEGVTGFSLGQEVVALAPSCFATHVKVPARFVAPKPTRLDFAQAATFPGVFMTAWYAVHHLGRARRGEKILIHAASGGTGLAALQIARALGLEVFATAGSEEKRTFLRSMGVEHVMDSRSLAFADEVLRITDGRGVDLVLNSLTGEALVKSLEVLAPYGRFLELGKRDIYDDVRLGLSPFRKSLSYSAIDLMGMMEARPELFASLFAEVMGHLEAGTFEPLPVQVFPASDAEGAFRHMAQAKHIGKLALRMKDPEARIAPLEPVRQGIRADASYLITGGLGGLGLSVARWLVEQGARHLALVGRTAPSARAEELIRVLEAAGARVQVSAADVSREEDVERVLSELRAHLPPLRGIVHAAGLLDDHTALELSDEHFRKVAAPKVQGAWNLHVRTLGEPLDFFVLYSSAAVLLGSPGQGNYAAANAFMDALAEQRRALGLPAMSIQWGAFSEVGLAAAVDVRGDRLSYRGVGSLTPAEGVTALARLLEHPRPVVGVLRFDARQWFEFYPRTASVPFFAELPRESDVSRSGSAQGTSLKQALEVASPAGRIEILEGHLREQLGRVLRIPAARIDRAAPFKSIGVDSLMSLELRNRIEASIGLKLSAALLFTYTHTASLAEHLLERLGLSSIPEVEAAPVESPQADELQRIEQELDQLSEDELAARLAEKLLLP from the coding sequence ATGAAGTCCGTACCCGGGAATCCCTCCTCGGAGCCGGTGGCGATCATCGGAATGTCCTGCCGCTTCCCCGGAGGCGCGGACAGCCCTGCGTCCTTCTGGCGCCTGCTTCGCGAGGGCTTCGATGCCATGCGCGAAGTCCCGGCCGACCGCTGGGACGCGGCCGCGTACCAGTCCACGGACCCGAGCGTCGCTGGGAAGGTGCGAGCCCTTCGCGCCGGGTTCCTGGACCGCGTCGACGCGTTCGATGCGAGCTTCTGGGGCGTCTCCGCGCGAGAGGCCCTGAGCATGGACCCTCAGCAGCGGCTGCTGCTGGAGGTGGCCTACGAGGCGCTGGAGCATGCGCACCAGCCCATCGACTCGCTCGCGGGGAGCCGGACGGGCGTCTTCGTGGGCATCGCCACCGACGACTACTCGCGCCGCACGGACCCGTCGGACGTCTACTCGGGTACGGGCTCGCTCTTCAGCGTCGCGGCGGGCCGCATCTCGTATCTGCTGGACCTGCGGGGCCCCAGCCTCGCCGTGGACACGGCCTGCTCGTCGTCCCTGGTCGCGCTGCACCTCGCCTGCCAGAGCCTCCAGTCCCGCGAGAGCGAGCTGGCGCTGGTGGGAGGCGTCAACGTCATCACGGACCCAGGCAAGAGCATCTACTTCTCGGGCCTGGGGGCGCTCTCCACCGATGGTCGGTGCAAGACCTTCGACGCCAGCGCGGACGGCTATGGGCGCGGCGAGGGCTGCGGTGTGTTCGTGCTCAAGCGGCTCGCGGAGGCGCTGGAGGACGGAGACCGGGTGCTCGCCGTGGTGCGTGGCTCGGCGGTCAACCAGGACGGGCACAGCAACGGGCTGACGGCGCCCAACGGGCTCGCCCAGGAGGCCGTGCTCAAGGAGGCCCTCTCCCGCGCGGGCTTGAAGCCGGGAGACATCCAGTACGTCGAGGCCCATGGCACGGGCACGCCGCTCGGCGACCCGATAGAGATCGAGGCGCTGTCCTCGGCCCTGTGCGAGTGGCGAGGCCCGAAGGAGCCGCTGCTGCTCGGCTCGGTGAAGACGAACATCGGGCACCTGGAAGCGGCGGCAGGCGTCGCCGGGTTGATGAAGGTCGTCCTCGCGATGCGGCACGGGGAGCTTCCTCCGCACCTGCACTTCACGCGGCCCAACCCGCATGTGCCCTGGGCGCAGCTTCCGCTGAAGGTGCCCACCGAGGTGACGCCGTGGACTTCACGAGGTCCGCGCATCGCGGGCGTGAGCTCCTTCGGCATCAGCGGCACGAATGCCCACGTCATCCTCGAGGAGGCTCCTCGCTCGAAGTCCGAACGCGCGACACACGAAGGCGATGAGCACCCGCTGCTGCTTCCGCTGTCGGCGAGGAGTCCAGACGCGCTGACCGCGCTCGCCAAGGCCCATCGGTCCTGGCTGGACGACTCGGAGCCCGAGAGGACGCTCCGGGAGCTCGTTCACACCGCGAGCGTCCGGCGCGGTCACCACGCACAGCGCCTGGCGGTGGTGGGGAACACGCGGCGGGACATGGCCGAGGCGCTGCGTGCCTTCACCGACGGAGAGCCACACCCCGGAGTCGTCCGGCGGCAGGTGAGCTTCGAGGAGGAGTCCCCCCGCGTCGCGTTCATCTTTCCGGGGCAGGGCTCGCAGTGGCTCGGCATGGGGCGCCAGCTCCTGCGGGAGGAGCCCGTCTTCCGGGCGGCCATCGAGGATTGTGAGCAGGCGATGCGGCCCCACGTCGAGTGGTCGCTCGTGGAGGAGCTGGGCGCGGATGAGGCGCACTCACGGCTCGCGGAGATGGATGTCGTCCAGCCCGTGCTCTTCGCGATGCAAGTGGCGTTGGCCGCGCTGTGGCGCTCGTGGGGCATCGAGCCCGACGCGGTGGTGGGCCACAGCATGGGCGAGGTCGCCGCGGCGCATGTGGCGGGTGCGCTGAGTCTGGAGGACGCCGCGTGCATCATCTGCCGCCGCAGCCAACTGCTGCGCCGCGTGAGCGGGCAGGGCGCCATGGCCGTCGTGGAGCTTGGCCTGGAGCAGGCTCGAGAGGTGCTGGCTGGCGACGAGTCCCGGCTGTCCGTGGGCGTGAGCAACAGCGCTCGCTCCACGGTCATCTCGGGGGAGCCGTCGGCGCTGGAGGAGCTGCTGCGGAGCCTGGAGGGCAGGGGCATCTTCTGCCGCCGCGTGAAGGTGGACGTGGCCTCGCACAGTCCCCAGATGGACCCGCTGAAGGAGGACCTCCTGCTCGCGCTGGAGGGCGTCGCTCCCGAGAGCGCGCTCGTCCCCATCTACTCCACGGTGACGGGGGAGACCGGTGACGGGAGTGACTTCTCCGCGGCCTACTGGGTGCGCAACCTGCGCGACCCGGTGTTGTTCCAGGGCGCCATCGAACGGCTCCTGGACGATGGCCACGCGGTGTTCATCGAGGTGAGCCCGCATCCCGTCCTCCTTGCTCCCATCCAGGAGACGCTGGAGGAGGCGAAGCGCGGTGGGCTCGCGCTGGCGTCGCTGCGGAGACAGACCGACGAGCGGCGGACGCTCCTGGAGTCCTTCGCGGCGCTGTATGTCCACGGTCATCCCGTCGACTGGAAGCGGCTGTACCCGGAGGGCGGCCGTCCCGTCGAGCTGCCGTCGTATCCGTGGCAGGGCGAGCGCTACTGGCTCGATGCTCCTTCCACGGCAGCGGTGTCTGGCCGGTCTCCTCGTGCGGTTCGTGATGCGGGGGCGGGCCATCCGCTGTTGGGCGGCGCTCTGTCTTCGTCCTTGCAGCCTCGCGTCCGCTTCTGGGAGCGGAGCCTGGGCACCGAGGCGTTCCCGTATCTCGCCGACCATCGCGTGCAAGGGGAGGTCGTCTTCCCCGGCGCGGGGTACGTCGAGATGGCCCTCGCGGCGGGAGCCGAGGTGCTCGGCGAGGCGGGCCTTGTCCTCGAAGCTGTCAGCTTCCGGGAGATGTTGTCCCTGACTCCAGGGGCGGACCGGCGCGTGCAACTCGCGCTGACGGAAGAGGGCTCTGGCCGGGCGTCCTTCCAGATTGCGAGCCGCGCCGAGGGCGAGACTGTGTGGCGGACGCACGCGATGGGGCGGCTGCGCCAGGCGGAAGGCCCCGCTCCCGAACCTCCGTTGGAGTCCTGGCGTGACGGGGGCGAGGCTCGCTCGTCCGACGAGCATTACCGCCGCATGGAGACGATGTGCCTCGGCTATGGCCCGACGTTCCGCGGACTCCGGCAGCTCGCGCTGCGCGACGGTGAAGTGCTGGGGCAGGTTCATCTGCCCGATCAGGGGGCCGAGGACGCGAAGGCGTACTGGCTTCATCCCGCCCTCCTGGATGCATGCCTCCAGGCCTCCGTGGCGCTGATGGCCACCGGGGACTCCAGGGACCCCTTCGTCCCCGTGGGCATCGAGCGTGTGCGGTTGCTCGGGCGACCGGGGCGCGAGCTCCAGGTTCGGGTGAAGGCGCGCGCGGGCGAGAAGCCGGGAGACCCGGAGCGGTCCTTCGATGTCTGGCTCCTGGACATGGAGGGAAGGCTCCTGGCGGAGCTGGAGGGGTTGCGTGCTCGCCGCCTCGACGGTGGCGCCGTGGCTCGAGATGCGCTGGAGGGGAGCGTCTTCACCGTTGCCTGGCGGCGGACGGAGGAGTTGCCGGAGGCGCTCGGGAGTGGCTCCTGGCTCGTGTTCGCGGATCGCGATGGGTTTGGAGCAGAGGTCCAGTCGCTGCTGCGAGCCCGAGGCGGAGCTTGCGTACGTGTCGTCGCGGGCAGTGCCTACGAGCGTGTCGCTGCGGACCTCTATCGCATCAATCCCGCGTCACCGGAGGACTACCGGCGGCTCTTGCGGGAGTCCTTCGGCGATGACGGACGATGCCAGGGGGTTGTCCATCTCTTCAGTCTCGATGCCTCGGCGTTCAACTCGACGACGCCGACGACGCTGGCCTCGGACCTCTCGCATGGAGCCGTCAGCGCGACGTACCTGGCGCAAGCGCTCGTGCGACAGGGGTGGCGGGATGTGCCGCGACTGGTCCTCGTCACTCGCGGCGCGCGGTCGGTCGTGGACGGTGATGCGGTGGCACCCGCTCAGGCTTCGCTCTGGGGCCTGGGGCAGACCCTCGCGACGGAACACCCGGAGCTGGAGTGCACCCGCGTCGACCTGGCCGCGGTGCCGGATGCCCGCGACGCCTCGCGCCTGCTGAGCGAGCTCATCGCGAAGGGGCACGAGGACCAGGTGGCGCTGCGTGACGGTCGCCATGTGGCCCGCTTCGTCCGCGGTGGTTTCGAGGCCGATGCCGCGTCCGGACGCTCTGTCACGCTGACTCCGGCGGCGGGACGTCCGTTTCGCCTCGAGCTCCCGGAGCCAGGGGTTCTCGAACGCCTCGTCCTTCGCGAGTCTCGCCGGCCCCAGCCCGGGCCTGGGGAGGTGGAGCTCGAAGTCGAGGCCGCCGCGCTCAACTTCATCGACGTGATGAAGGCCATGGGCATCTACCCCGGATTGCCCCCGGGCCCCGTCGCACTCGGAGCCGAGTGCTCGGGCCGGATTGTCGCGCTCGGGGAGGGCGTCACGGGGTTCTCGCTGGGGCAGGAGGTGGTCGCGCTCGCGCCGTCGTGCTTCGCCACCCATGTGAAGGTTCCCGCGCGCTTCGTGGCTCCCAAGCCCACGCGGCTCGACTTCGCCCAGGCCGCCACCTTCCCAGGCGTGTTCATGACCGCGTGGTACGCGGTGCACCATCTGGGCAGGGCTCGTCGAGGCGAGAAGATCCTCATCCACGCCGCATCCGGTGGAACGGGGCTCGCGGCGCTTCAGATCGCACGGGCGCTGGGGCTCGAGGTCTTCGCGACCGCGGGCAGCGAAGAGAAGCGCACCTTCCTCCGCTCGATGGGTGTCGAGCACGTCATGGACTCGCGCTCGCTTGCGTTCGCGGACGAGGTGCTGCGCATCACGGATGGGCGTGGCGTCGACCTGGTCCTCAACTCGCTCACGGGCGAGGCGCTCGTGAAGAGCCTGGAGGTCCTCGCTCCCTACGGACGTTTCCTCGAGCTGGGCAAGCGGGACATCTACGACGATGTCCGGCTCGGGCTGTCGCCCTTCCGCAAGAGCCTCTCGTACAGCGCCATCGACCTGATGGGGATGATGGAGGCCCGGCCGGAGCTGTTCGCCTCGCTGTTCGCGGAGGTCATGGGGCATCTCGAGGCCGGAACCTTCGAGCCGTTGCCCGTGCAGGTCTTCCCGGCGTCGGACGCCGAGGGCGCCTTCCGCCACATGGCGCAGGCGAAGCACATCGGCAAGCTCGCCCTCCGGATGAAGGACCCCGAGGCGCGCATCGCGCCTCTGGAGCCTGTGCGCCAGGGGATTCGCGCGGACGCCAGCTACCTCATCACCGGTGGCCTCGGAGGGCTGGGGTTGTCGGTGGCGCGCTGGTTGGTGGAGCAGGGGGCTCGGCACCTCGCGCTCGTGGGCCGCACGGCTCCTTCGGCGCGGGCGGAAGAACTGATTCGAGTGTTGGAGGCAGCGGGCGCCCGGGTCCAGGTCTCCGCGGCCGACGTCTCGCGCGAGGAGGACGTGGAGCGAGTGCTCTCCGAGCTCCGGGCGCACCTGCCACCGCTGCGCGGCATCGTGCACGCGGCGGGACTCCTGGATGACCACACGGCGCTGGAGCTCTCGGACGAGCACTTCCGGAAGGTCGCGGCCCCCAAGGTTCAGGGTGCCTGGAACCTGCACGTGCGCACGCTGGGCGAGCCCCTGGACTTCTTCGTCCTGTACTCGTCCGCGGCGGTGCTGCTCGGGTCACCGGGGCAGGGGAACTACGCGGCCGCGAACGCCTTCATGGACGCCCTCGCGGAGCAGCGGCGCGCGCTGGGCCTTCCCGCGATGAGCATCCAGTGGGGCGCTTTCTCCGAGGTGGGCCTCGCGGCGGCGGTGGATGTTCGTGGCGACCGGCTCTCCTATCGCGGCGTCGGGAGTCTCACGCCAGCGGAGGGCGTCACGGCGCTCGCGCGACTGCTCGAGCATCCCCGCCCAGTGGTGGGCGTGCTGCGCTTCGACGCGAGGCAGTGGTTCGAGTTCTATCCGCGCACCGCCAGCGTCCCCTTCTTCGCGGAGCTGCCTCGGGAGTCGGATGTGTCCCGCTCGGGCTCCGCGCAGGGCACGTCCCTGAAGCAGGCCCTGGAGGTGGCTTCTCCGGCCGGGCGGATCGAAATCCTCGAAGGACATCTTCGCGAGCAGTTGGGCCGGGTGCTCCGCATTCCCGCCGCGCGCATCGACCGTGCGGCTCCGTTCAAGAGCATCGGCGTCGACTCACTGATGAGCCTGGAGCTTCGCAACCGCATCGAGGCGAGCATCGGCCTCAAGCTCTCTGCGGCGCTCCTCTTCACGTACACGCACACGGCCTCGCTGGCCGAACACCTGCTCGAGCGCCTCGGGTTGTCGTCCATCCCGGAAGTCGAGGCCGCACCTGTCGAGTCTCCCCAGGCCGACGAGCTGCAACGCATCGAGCAGGAACTGGATCAGCTCTCCGAGGACGAACTGGCTGCTCGTCTCGCCGAGAAGCTGCTCCTCCCATGA